A window of Anaerolineae bacterium contains these coding sequences:
- a CDS encoding CHAT domain-containing protein — protein sequence MAVELTLSHHEGNIIAAYQGRPLTDPTPLANLPRITDKENPYRYDPVGPGRKLLAAMGGPSLLDLLKQDPDNLLLLVTDETSAAVPWEYAATAGSNFLAVDYGFLRLLPAAKISPPPAAGPLNLVVLAADPLLDSAGRPRTGYKLDIETELRAIGRVLGQSDKSLVARRIPPTAQHLRSALKQGPAILHLSAHGNVINIKTEDGAIIPQAILALEDDTGREEPLRGDHLLRLPPRGVLRLVLFSACHTAASALDASLARQMVLAGTPAAIGMQGGFPDPLSDELAANLYDFLLAGYNLAESLRQARHAISPEPHAIGLPVAYVAPNGWAALPLRSGSPQLGPLTRPHPASLPPVLEAPRPFMGRETELHQLARLFHQKPAVVTVVGSGGIGKTALSAAFAERFGWLFAGGVVGLSLANRPSLNPETLFGELLERVTAGQLSPDVFVKRKQPHLISGCSTTWLI from the coding sequence GAAAACCCCTACCGCTACGACCCGGTTGGCCCGGGCCGCAAACTCCTGGCCGCAATGGGCGGCCCCTCCCTGCTAGACCTGCTGAAGCAAGACCCCGACAACCTGCTGCTGCTCGTCACCGACGAGACCAGCGCCGCCGTGCCCTGGGAATACGCGGCCACAGCCGGCAGCAACTTTTTGGCCGTTGATTATGGCTTTTTGCGACTTTTGCCCGCCGCCAAAATTTCCCCGCCGCCCGCCGCCGGCCCCCTGAACCTGGTGGTCCTGGCCGCCGACCCCCTGCTGGACAGCGCCGGCCGGCCCCGCACCGGCTACAAATTGGATATTGAAACCGAACTGCGGGCCATTGGCCGCGTGCTGGGCCAGAGCGACAAAAGCCTGGTGGCCCGGCGCATCCCCCCCACCGCCCAGCACCTGCGCAGCGCCCTCAAACAGGGGCCGGCCATTTTGCACCTGAGCGCGCACGGCAACGTGATCAACATTAAAACCGAAGACGGCGCCATAATTCCCCAGGCCATCCTGGCCCTGGAAGATGATACCGGCCGGGAAGAGCCGCTGCGCGGGGACCACCTGTTGCGGCTGCCCCCCCGCGGCGTGCTCCGCCTGGTGCTCTTTAGCGCCTGCCACACCGCCGCCAGCGCCCTGGATGCCAGCCTGGCCCGGCAAATGGTCTTGGCCGGCACGCCCGCCGCCATTGGCATGCAGGGCGGTTTTCCCGACCCGCTCAGCGATGAATTGGCCGCCAATCTCTACGATTTTCTATTAGCCGGCTACAACCTGGCCGAAAGCCTGCGCCAGGCCCGCCACGCCATCAGCCCTGAGCCTCACGCCATTGGCCTGCCCGTGGCCTACGTGGCCCCCAACGGCTGGGCCGCCCTGCCCCTCCGGTCGGGCAGCCCGCAATTGGGCCCGCTCACCCGCCCTCATCCGGCCAGCCTGCCCCCGGTTCTGGAAGCCCCCCGCCCCTTTATGGGCCGCGAAACGGAACTGCACCAATTGGCCCGGCTCTTTCACCAAAAACCGGCCGTGGTTACCGTGGTGGGCAGCGGCGGAATTGGCAAAACCGCCTTGAGCGCGGCCTTTGCCGAGCGCTTTGGCTGGCTCTTTGCCGGCGGCGTGGTGGGCCTCAGCCTGGCCAACCGCCCCAGCCTTAACCCCGAAACCCTGTTCGGCGAGCTGTTGGAGCGCGTCACCGCCGGCCAACTTTCCCCGGATGTTTTTGTCAAGCGAAAACAGCCCCATTTGATAAGCGGATGTAGCACCACCTGGTTAATTTAG